CACGTTTGCGCATCAGCCTGCTTCCCGCTGCAGACGGTCGCGTAGGAGCTGCTTACCCCGTTCCCCGGCCCGCAGGTTTTCCTCCTGAAGCTGGCGGAGCCACTCGGACAGCTCCGTGTCGTTCTGGCTTTCCGCATCCTCCAGGTACGTCTGCAGCTGCCAGGCCTGCTCCAGCGATCGCTGCAGCACCGCGACAAGGTTGTAGTTCTTGTCCTTCACCGGGCTTCGGGCTTGCTCAACCATGTCCCCTCCTGACCGGACGATCCGTCCACACTCGTATTTCCACATCACAGACAGGAGTAAACGCCCGCGCCACGGCCGATCTCTCCTCACGAAGAGATGTCGAGCGGTTCCCCTTCCCTATCGAGCCGATATACCGCGAACGCCGAACCCAGAACCGGTCGGGCGACATTGCGCACGGGAACGCCCCGGGGGGTTGCGCCCCGTTCGGTGCCGTAGTGGGCGTGCCCGTGCAGGGCGAGATCGACCTCGGCCGCATCGATGGCATCCGCCAACATGTGCGAACCGAGGAAGGGATAGAGCTCGGGCGGTTCACCCCGCACCGTGTCCGGCACCGGAGCATAGTGCGTCAGGGCCAATCGATACTCCGCGTCGAGCGCGTGCAGGGCGTGCTCCAACGACTCCGCCAGAACCCTCGAGTGATCGATGAACGCCTTCATCTCGCGCTCGCCGAACGCGCTCCCACATCGCCCGGCGAAGCCCCCACCGAAGCCCTTGACCCCCGCCACTCCCAGCCGTTGCTCCCCCACGGAGACCACGGCGGTATCTCCCTCGAGCACCTGGATACCGGCGTCGCGGAGCACGGTTGCGAACTCCTCGGGGCGAGCATCCTGGTGATCATGGTTACCGAGGACACCGATCACCGGGACCGGAAGGTCCCGGAATTCCTCGACAACCTCCCGTGCTTCCTCGATCGTGCCGTAGTTGCTCAGGTCTCCCGCAAGCAGCAGCACATCCGCGTGCTCGTCGATCCGCTCCATCGCAGGACGGAATGCGCCCCGCGCCCCCCGGTCCATATGCACGTCACCCACGGCTGCGATCCTGATCAACTCAGGTCCTTTCGCGTCTCGGTCTTCCCCGCGGCCACGTGCGTCCGCTCCTCGGTAATCCCCAACCGCTCCACCAGCAACAGGAAAGCCTCGGCATACGGAGAGTGCTCGGTTTCCCGCCGGACGGCATCCCAGTCGATCTGCTCCCGCAGAGCCCGTGCCGTGGGGAGAAGCTCACTCATGTCGCACCGGTGCGGCCCCAGCACCAGCAGCTTGTCGACGAGGAGATGCGTTGCGGGCATCACCGGCATGCTGGCGGGGCCGACCCGCAACTCCTCCGCCCCGCTCAAGATCGCATCGGTGACCTCGAACTCGTTCGGCCGGTAGATAATGTCAATCATCCGGTCGCCGTCGAATGCCTTGACCAGCCAGTTTTCTGCAGGATCCACCGTGCTCATGCCCCAGTCCTCCAGCGCGTGCAGGGCTCCGTCGATGTCCTGGGGCCGCACCAGAACATCGACATCGTGCTCGGAAACCGGGCCGCCGCGCGCGTAGATCGCACACCCTCCGGTGAGAGCAAACGGCACCTCCCCGTCGTACAGAGCGCTGCTCACCCGGGTCAGCGTCCGCAATAACTCTTCGCTCCCCTCCACCGGATGCACCACCTCCTTGCCGCATGCCGCTGTCTTCTGCCCTGCCCTCCGGCACAACCGTCTTCCCGTGCAGGTACCCCGGATCTTGCGCTTCCAACCGACCACCGCTGTTGCGACGATGTGTACTTGAGCACACACTGCCAGTGCACGAGGCATCAGGCGGAAACGGACCCGAAGGAGGTGGCGGGGTGACCGTGGACATGGCCCGCGCCGTGGCCGACGCCGTACTGTTCGAGGGCTACCTCCTCTACCCGTACCGCGCCTCGGCGCTGAAGAACCGGATGCGCTGGCAGTTCGGGGTTCTCGCGCCACGCACCGCCGATTCCTCGGAAACGTGGTACGCGCGCACCGAGTGCCTGGTCGAGCCCGCTGTGGAGCCGACACTCGACCTCCTGGTGCGCTTCCTGCAGCTACGCTGCCGGGACAATGGATCCGTCCCCGACGAGGGGGTGGTCCGGGAAGTCGACGTGTCCGTGCGTCTCGATCGGTTCGACGCGGAGCACGAGGTGCCCTTCGAACTCCCCGGTGGGGAGGACACCGACGGCAACATCACCTGCCGTACGTGGCCGTTGTCCGGGATGATCCGCCTCGGCGTCGAGGGGTTCGAGGAACTCGGCGAACTGCAGAAGGTGCGGATCACGGTGGAGAACCACACGCCGTGGGACCAGGGGCCCTCGGTGGAACGGGATGTCATGCTGCGCCGTTCGTTGGTCTCGGCGCACACATTGCTGGCCATGCGTGGTGGCTCGTTCGTCTCCCTGCTCGAGCCTCCGGACTGGGCGAGCCCTGCCGCCGAATCCTGCCGCAACAAGCACACCTGGCCCGTTCTGGTCGGTGAGCACGGGAAACGCGATGTCATGCTGTCCTCACCGATCATCCTCTACGACTACCCTGCCGTGGCGCCGGAAAGCCCCGGTGACCTGTTCGACGCCGCCGAGATCGACGAGATACTCACGCTGCGCACGATGACGCTGACCGACGAGGAGAAGCGGGAGGCCAGGGCCACCGATCCGAGGGCGGCGGCGATCATCGACCGCACCGAGAACCTGCCGAGCGAGGTCCTCGAGCAACTGCACGGCTCGGCGCGGATTCTCCCCGGAGACGAGACATGAGCACACGCGTTCTCGCTGCGGGAATCGGCAACGTGTTCCTCGGCGATGATGGCTTCGGCGTGGAGGTCGCCGGGCGATTGACGGCGGAACCGATGCCCGAGGGCGTGTA
This Haloactinomyces albus DNA region includes the following protein-coding sequences:
- a CDS encoding metallophosphoesterase family protein, which codes for MIRIAAVGDVHMDRGARGAFRPAMERIDEHADVLLLAGDLSNYGTIEEAREVVEEFRDLPVPVIGVLGNHDHQDARPEEFATVLRDAGIQVLEGDTAVVSVGEQRLGVAGVKGFGGGFAGRCGSAFGEREMKAFIDHSRVLAESLEHALHALDAEYRLALTHYAPVPDTVRGEPPELYPFLGSHMLADAIDAAEVDLALHGHAHYGTERGATPRGVPVRNVARPVLGSAFAVYRLDREGEPLDISS